The following are from one region of the Veillonella nakazawae genome:
- a CDS encoding amino acid ABC transporter ATP-binding protein: MTFVNMERIEKRFNNQTVLRDVSLKMNRGEIVSIIGPSGSGKSTFLRCLGQLETIDGGSITVDGTVLASTDANGTVNYASQETQHDLLLRMGMVFQSFNLFPHMTVLDNIMIAPRMVKGMKDDEILSIAERLLNKVGLWEKRDMYPSRLSGGQQQRVAIARALAMNPEIMLFDEPTSALDPELTGEVLKTIKQLADDHMTMIIVTHEMNFAREVSDRVIFMADGVIQEEGTPEQIFNNPQNDRTKAFLENML; this comes from the coding sequence CAAAATGAATAGAGGGGAAATCGTTTCTATTATCGGTCCTTCTGGGTCTGGTAAATCTACATTCTTGCGCTGTTTAGGTCAATTAGAGACTATCGACGGTGGTTCTATTACTGTAGATGGCACTGTTCTTGCTAGTACTGATGCTAATGGCACTGTAAACTATGCAAGCCAAGAAACACAACATGACTTGCTATTACGGATGGGCATGGTGTTCCAATCTTTCAATTTATTCCCTCATATGACCGTGCTCGATAATATTATGATCGCACCGCGTATGGTAAAAGGCATGAAAGATGATGAGATTTTATCGATTGCAGAGCGATTACTTAATAAAGTTGGCCTATGGGAAAAGCGCGATATGTATCCATCCCGTTTATCTGGGGGCCAACAACAACGTGTGGCTATAGCTCGTGCATTGGCGATGAATCCAGAAATTATGCTCTTTGATGAACCAACATCTGCTCTTGACCCAGAGTTAACAGGTGAGGTTCTAAAGACTATTAAACAGTTGGCTGATGATCACATGACGATGATTATCGTAACTCATGAAATGAACTTTGCTCGTGAAGTATCTGACCGTGTCATCTTCATGGCCGACGGTGTCATCCAAGAGGAAGGCACACCAGAGCAAATTTTCAATAATCCACAGAACGATAGAACGAAAGCGTTCTTGGAGAATATGTTATAG